A window from Melopsittacus undulatus isolate bMelUnd1 chromosome Z, bMelUnd1.mat.Z, whole genome shotgun sequence encodes these proteins:
- the GCNT4 gene encoding beta-1,3-galactosyl-O-glycosyl-glycoprotein beta-1,6-N-acetylglucosaminyltransferase 4, producing MKRHKCPCKCPSRRKILILCVTGWLIALLKLFHVERHFLPSKDIYLVEPFLSTSSYVRNRYSYLRNEFQYEINCSSIFEQDPHEIGKSLEIRRKEIIDLTDEDVVTMTSACHVYRSLRKYDLKPVSPEEESFPIAYSLVVHKDAVMVERLIHSLYSHQNIYCIHYDQKAAKSFKSAVNNLAKCFPNIFIASKLETVDYAHISRLQADFNCLSDLMESPVPWKYVINLCGQDFPLRSNFELVVELKKLRGANMLETIKPSSSKKERFTYHYELMKVPYEYVQMPVKTNISKDLPPHNIEVFVGSAYFVLSREFIQYTLKSSLAKDFFEWSRDTYSPDEHFWATLVRVPGVPGEIPRSAQDITDLQSKTRLVKWNYLEEHLYPPCTGTHLRSVCIYGAAELRWLLKYGHWFANKFDSKVDPVLVKCLAEKLAEQQKEWVYLSSDKYFLHINSMNASL from the coding sequence ATGAAGAGACACAAGTGTCCCTGCAAATGTCCCTCACGAAGGAAAATCCTGATCCTGTGTGTTACGGGGTGGCTGATAGCACTGCTGAAACTCTTCCATGTTGAAAGACACTTTCTTCCCTCTAAGGACATTTATTTGGTTGAGCCCTTCTTAAGCACTTCTTCTTATGTTAGAAACAGGTATTCCTACCTAAGAAATGAGTTCCAGTATGAAATTAATTGCTCATCTATATTTGAACAAGATCCCCATGAAATTGGCAAGAGTTTAGAGATAAGAAGAAAAGAGATAATAGATTTAACTGATGAAGATGTTGTCACAATGACAAGTGCTTGCCATGTGTATCGTTCGCTTAGGAAATATGACCTAAAACCTGTTTCTCCAGAGGAGGAGAGTTTTCCAATTGCCTACTCTTTGGTTGTTCACAAAGATGCAGTAATGGTAGAAAGACTCATACATTCACTGTACAGTCATCAAAATATTTACTGCATCCATTATGaccaaaaagcagcaaaaagttTCAAATCTGCTGTGAACAATCTAGCTAAATGTTTCCCCAATATTTTCATTGCATCGAAATTGGAGACAGTGGACTATGCACATATTTCACGGCTGCAAGCTGATTTCAATTGTTTGTCTGATTTGATGGAGTCTCCAGTTCCCTGGAAGTATGTTATTAATTTGTGTGGCCAAGATTTCCCTTTGAGGTCAAATTTTGAGTTGGTGGTTGAACTGAAGAAACTCCGTGGAGCAAACATGCTGGAAACTATAAAGCCGAGCAGTAGCAAAAAAGAACGATTTACTTATCACTATGAACTTATGAAAGTGCCTTATGAATATGTGCAGATGCCTGTAAAAACCAACATTTCCAAGGATCTGCCACCTCATAATATCGAGGTATTTGTAGGCAGTGCCTATTTTGTTTTAAGCAGAGAATTTATTCAATATACTCTTAAAAGCTCTCTTGCAAAGGATTTTTTTGAGTGGTCAAGGGATACATACTCTCCAGATGAACATTTCTGGGCCACTCTTGTACGTGTTCCTGGGGTCCCTGGGGAAATTCCAAGGTCGGCCCAGGACATAACAGACCTACAAAGCAAAACTCGTCTGGTGAAATGGAATTATCTCGAAGAACATTTGTATCCTCCCTGCACTGGTACCCACCTTCGCAGTGTTTgcatctatggggctgcagaATTAAGATGGCTTCTGAAATATGGGCACTGGTTTGCCAACAAGTTTGACTCCAAAGTGGACCCTGTCCTGGTAAAATGCTTGGCAGAAAAGCTGGCAGAACAACAGAAAGAGTGGGTATATTTGTCGTCTGATAAATACTTTCTGCACATAAATTCTATGAATGCCTCGCTATAA